One genomic window of Polyangium aurulentum includes the following:
- a CDS encoding protein kinase domain-containing protein — translation MRLRPGDTFDRYVIEAPLGEGGMGEVYQARDSRLHRRVALKLLRKEAAAEPAAWQRAVARMLREARAAAALSHPNTVAIYDIGEMDGAPFLAMEFIDGVSLRQLIASSSSSPRRLAWLVDVARALSAAHREGLVHRDIKPENVMLRDDGMIKVLDFGIARRMRLGLDTRGSTLREADLEPPSSRRGDTVTGEGVMVGTPAYMAPEQLRGDPVDARTDQFGWGVLAYELLTGRLPFGPNLEGVRLLSAILADDPPPLEGIVPPAVERILRRAVSKRPADRFPSMDYIIEALMPFVTGDGLTVPADVLIADAESEGVASTFPAPRTSASPSSAHPTQAAPTPRTVAVPTPRSGAAPTPRTAGLHVNTVRSPSPLAGVRSRAMSPPSVRIEEAPPAPLARPPSLTTLESPTAVAVRTTQQRASKERRWQLVAAATIAVIGLVVLSAGIISRLRRKWEASLPPPAPTSTSTPITDLPPPVSANAEALTAYREGLQNLRDASWEPAYSAFERAIKLDPSLGAAHLRMAMIDRFRGKTASTRTAFQRAVELRASLSERDQVVLDAFEPLVQRDPPDWAETIRRFEAAAQKYPRDAELVALLITVQTDLPPEGMLALTDRCLELDERYADCWQYRALALFRGERIPEAVEALDHCVELAPAATDCVSERIRFQKIMGRCGRLESDARRWIAKDQVSPFAYQELAVALEAGGQSLGAVGAAVDQAARRYREAGMPEAAGRLRINLALLFGHFDEAERLAAELARDMVGESQEDKHSVPTLSLVRLYWETGQDRKAGVLADQFLSQRAAWVRPLKWRPWYDIQPSMLKAKQRAGLLDDAEYAAAREEWMQNWLTAGADPAVLWVYGKAAVASTEAEARQAMSEGQVKRPHVFYPQADVSHVIAVLGNIAFLSGRLDEALPRLEEAARSCTALDDPIRHTIATYRLGVVHESRKEKAAACAAYKVVLRRWGQADDSQTAKAAAQRAKALGCTE, via the coding sequence ATGCGCCTGCGCCCAGGCGACACTTTCGACCGCTACGTCATCGAAGCCCCCCTCGGCGAGGGGGGGATGGGCGAGGTGTATCAGGCGCGCGACTCGCGGCTGCATCGCCGCGTGGCCCTCAAGCTCCTGCGCAAGGAGGCCGCCGCGGAGCCCGCAGCCTGGCAGCGGGCCGTCGCCCGCATGCTCCGCGAAGCGCGCGCCGCAGCAGCGCTGAGCCACCCGAACACCGTCGCCATCTACGACATCGGCGAGATGGATGGCGCGCCGTTCCTCGCGATGGAGTTCATCGACGGGGTCTCGCTCCGCCAGCTCATCGCGAGCAGCTCGAGCTCTCCGCGGCGACTCGCCTGGCTGGTCGACGTCGCGCGCGCCCTCTCGGCCGCCCACCGCGAGGGCCTCGTGCATCGGGACATCAAGCCCGAGAACGTGATGCTGCGCGACGACGGCATGATCAAGGTGCTCGACTTCGGCATCGCGCGCCGGATGCGCCTCGGACTCGACACGCGCGGCTCGACGCTCCGCGAGGCCGACCTCGAGCCGCCCTCGAGCCGCAGGGGCGACACCGTCACCGGCGAGGGCGTGATGGTGGGAACTCCCGCGTACATGGCGCCCGAACAGCTCCGCGGCGATCCGGTCGACGCGCGGACGGATCAGTTCGGTTGGGGCGTGCTCGCGTACGAGCTGCTCACGGGCAGGCTCCCGTTCGGTCCGAACCTCGAGGGCGTGCGGCTCCTGTCCGCGATCCTCGCCGACGATCCTCCGCCGCTCGAGGGCATCGTGCCGCCCGCGGTCGAGAGGATCTTGCGACGCGCGGTGTCGAAGCGGCCCGCCGATCGCTTCCCCTCGATGGACTACATCATCGAGGCGCTGATGCCGTTCGTGACGGGCGACGGCCTCACCGTTCCTGCGGACGTGCTCATCGCGGACGCGGAGAGCGAGGGGGTCGCGAGCACGTTCCCTGCGCCGCGCACGTCTGCGTCGCCGAGCAGCGCGCACCCGACGCAGGCTGCGCCGACGCCTCGCACGGTCGCGGTTCCGACGCCGCGCTCTGGTGCGGCGCCGACCCCGAGGACGGCCGGGTTGCACGTCAACACCGTGCGCTCTCCCTCGCCGCTCGCGGGCGTGCGGTCGAGGGCCATGTCGCCGCCCTCGGTGCGGATCGAGGAGGCCCCGCCAGCTCCGCTCGCGCGCCCGCCCTCGCTGACCACGCTCGAGTCGCCGACGGCGGTGGCTGTCCGGACCACGCAACAGCGGGCGTCGAAGGAGCGGAGGTGGCAGCTCGTCGCGGCGGCGACGATCGCGGTCATCGGCCTGGTCGTCCTGTCGGCGGGCATCATTTCTCGATTGCGGCGCAAATGGGAGGCGTCATTGCCGCCGCCCGCGCCGACCTCGACCTCGACCCCGATCACCGATCTGCCGCCGCCCGTGTCCGCCAATGCCGAGGCGCTCACGGCTTATCGTGAGGGATTGCAGAACCTCAGGGATGCCTCCTGGGAGCCCGCGTACAGCGCGTTCGAGCGCGCGATCAAGCTCGATCCGTCGCTCGGGGCCGCGCATTTGCGCATGGCGATGATCGATCGGTTCCGCGGCAAGACGGCGAGCACGCGCACCGCGTTCCAGCGCGCGGTCGAGCTGCGCGCGTCCCTGTCCGAGCGGGATCAGGTCGTGCTCGACGCGTTCGAGCCGCTCGTCCAGCGCGATCCCCCCGATTGGGCGGAGACCATTCGTCGATTCGAGGCTGCCGCGCAGAAATACCCTCGCGACGCCGAGCTCGTCGCGCTTCTGATCACGGTCCAGACCGATCTGCCCCCCGAGGGGATGCTGGCGCTCACGGATCGATGCCTCGAGCTCGACGAGCGTTACGCCGATTGCTGGCAATATCGGGCGCTGGCGCTCTTCCGCGGCGAGCGTATTCCCGAGGCGGTCGAGGCGCTCGATCATTGCGTCGAGCTGGCGCCCGCGGCGACCGATTGCGTCAGCGAGCGCATTCGTTTCCAGAAGATCATGGGCAGGTGCGGCCGGCTCGAGTCGGATGCGCGCCGGTGGATTGCGAAGGATCAGGTCTCGCCTTTCGCGTACCAGGAGCTCGCGGTGGCCCTGGAGGCGGGGGGGCAATCGCTCGGCGCGGTCGGGGCCGCGGTCGATCAGGCGGCTCGGCGTTACCGCGAGGCGGGGATGCCGGAGGCGGCGGGGAGGCTGCGGATCAACCTCGCGCTCCTCTTCGGTCATTTCGACGAAGCCGAGCGGCTCGCGGCGGAGCTCGCCCGGGACATGGTGGGAGAATCGCAGGAGGACAAACACTCCGTGCCGACGCTCTCGCTGGTCAGGCTTTACTGGGAGACGGGGCAGGATCGAAAAGCGGGCGTGCTCGCCGATCAGTTCCTCTCGCAGCGAGCCGCGTGGGTTCGTCCCCTGAAGTGGAGGCCTTGGTACGACATCCAGCCTTCGATGTTGAAGGCGAAGCAGCGCGCGGGCCTGCTCGACGACGCGGAGTATGCGGCAGCGCGCGAGGAGTGGATGCAGAACTGGCTCACGGCGGGCGCGGATCCGGCCGTGCTCTGGGTCTATGGCAAGGCCGCGGTGGCCAGCACCGAGGCGGAGGCCCGGCAGGCGATGTCGGAGGGCCAGGTGAAGCGCCCGCACGTCTTCTATCCGCAAGCGGACGTCTCGCACGTCATTGCGGTGCTCGGGAACATTGCTTTTCTTTCGGGGCGACTCGACGAGGCGTTGCCGCGGCTCGAGGAGGCCGCGCGCTCGTGCACGGCGCTCGACGACCCGATTCGACACACCATTGCTACGTACCGCCTCGGTGTGGTGCACGAGAGCCGCAAGGAGAAGGCTGCCGCGTGCGCCGCGTACAAGGTGGTGCTGCGGCGGTGGGGCCAGGCGGACGACTCGCAGACCGCGAAAGCCGCGGCTCAGCGCGCCAAGGCGCTCGGCTGCACGGAGTAG
- a CDS encoding acyl-CoA mutase large subunit family protein yields the protein MAHDEAAHALESEARVYTNGGSGESLGLDEDGLKALRVALAAWRIGPVAESERKMPPRQKKFTTWSGIEVPDVATPADKRTHYKADLGLPGEYPFTRGVQPTMYRGKLWTMRMFAGFGTPEQTNERFKYLLAEGQTGLSTAFDFPTLMGYDSDSPRSLGEVGMCGVAVDTLRDMEVLFDGIPLDKVTTSMTINGPAIVLLAFYIALADKRGIPRNRIGGTVQNDCLKEFIAQHAWLVPPRPAMRVVTDMIEFCSREVPRWNTVSISGYHIREAGATAAQELAFTIADGLAYVESCLARGLDVDEFAPRLSFFFDVHNDFFEEIAKFRAARRMWARFLRERYGARKAESLKLRTHAQTAGVSLTAQQPYNNVVRVSLQALAAVLGGTQSLHTNSLDETYALPTEDAVTIALRTQQIIAHESGVANTIDPLGGSYFVEWMTDRIEAEALDYIRRIDEMGGMVAAVEKGYPQREIAAAAYRFQREVEEGERQIVGVNRYVASEEKNIPLLKIDETVQRTQCENLAKVKAGRSQEDVRQALAQVREAARGSTNLMPSIIKAASVYCTEQEICDVLREVMGTHSDPAEF from the coding sequence ATGGCACACGACGAAGCAGCCCACGCGCTCGAGTCCGAGGCGCGCGTTTACACGAACGGCGGTAGCGGGGAGAGCCTCGGGCTCGATGAAGACGGCCTGAAGGCGCTCAGGGTGGCGCTCGCGGCGTGGCGGATCGGGCCGGTGGCCGAGTCCGAGCGCAAGATGCCGCCGCGACAGAAGAAGTTCACCACGTGGAGCGGCATCGAGGTGCCCGACGTGGCGACCCCGGCCGACAAGCGCACCCATTACAAGGCCGACCTCGGCCTGCCCGGCGAGTACCCGTTCACGCGCGGCGTCCAGCCGACGATGTACCGCGGCAAGCTGTGGACGATGCGCATGTTCGCCGGCTTCGGCACCCCGGAGCAGACGAATGAGCGCTTCAAGTACCTGCTCGCCGAGGGGCAGACGGGCCTGTCCACGGCCTTCGATTTCCCCACCTTGATGGGCTACGACTCCGACTCGCCCAGGTCGCTCGGCGAGGTCGGCATGTGCGGCGTCGCCGTCGACACGCTGCGCGACATGGAGGTCCTGTTCGACGGGATCCCGCTCGACAAGGTCACGACTTCGATGACCATCAACGGTCCGGCGATCGTCCTGCTCGCGTTCTACATCGCCCTGGCGGACAAGCGTGGGATCCCACGCAATCGCATCGGCGGCACGGTGCAGAACGACTGCTTGAAAGAGTTCATCGCGCAGCACGCGTGGCTCGTGCCCCCGCGCCCCGCGATGCGCGTCGTGACCGACATGATCGAGTTCTGCTCGCGCGAGGTTCCGCGCTGGAACACGGTCTCGATCAGCGGCTACCACATCCGCGAGGCCGGGGCGACGGCGGCCCAGGAGCTCGCGTTCACGATCGCCGACGGGCTCGCGTACGTGGAGAGCTGCCTCGCGCGCGGGCTCGACGTCGACGAGTTCGCGCCGCGGCTGTCGTTCTTCTTCGACGTCCACAACGACTTCTTCGAGGAGATCGCGAAGTTCCGCGCGGCGCGGCGCATGTGGGCGCGATTCCTCCGCGAGCGCTACGGGGCGCGCAAGGCCGAGAGCCTCAAGCTGCGCACGCACGCGCAGACGGCGGGCGTGTCGCTGACGGCGCAGCAGCCGTACAACAACGTCGTGCGCGTGTCCTTGCAGGCGCTCGCGGCGGTGCTCGGCGGGACGCAGTCGCTCCACACGAACTCGCTCGACGAGACGTACGCCCTGCCCACCGAGGACGCGGTGACCATCGCGCTGCGCACGCAGCAGATCATCGCGCACGAGAGCGGCGTCGCGAACACGATCGATCCTCTCGGCGGCAGCTACTTCGTCGAATGGATGACCGACCGCATCGAGGCCGAGGCGCTCGACTACATCCGCCGCATCGACGAGATGGGCGGCATGGTCGCGGCGGTCGAGAAGGGCTACCCGCAGCGCGAGATCGCGGCGGCGGCCTACCGCTTCCAGCGCGAGGTCGAGGAGGGCGAGCGGCAGATCGTCGGCGTGAACAGGTACGTCGCGTCCGAGGAGAAGAACATCCCGCTCCTCAAGATCGACGAGACCGTGCAGCGCACGCAATGCGAGAACCTCGCCAAGGTGAAGGCCGGGCGCAGCCAGGAGGACGTGCGTCAGGCTCTCGCGCAGGTCCGCGAAGCCGCGCGTGGCAGCACGAACCTGATGCCCTCGATCATCAAGGCGGCGAGCGTCTACTGCACCGAGCAGGAGATCTGCGACGTGCTGCGCGAGGTGATGGGGACGCACTCGGACCCCGCCGAGTTCTGA
- a CDS encoding OmpA family protein, translated as MATTVRSFSARSSRRRLLRGLAPITAAFALLAAADAQADSVARIPEANGTGADLHLFRPAVDSRGFFAVNGADVMPHNAISFGLVLDYGRHLMELNPGHGGDYMVEHGLQGTFHFDYGLFDRLVLGISAPLILNWGEGLDDIGPGGGANYDDDGLTAQALGNLALHAKLKILPPTAPIGIAIVVQGGYGVGGTRNFGSEPGFFYWPQLALEKQIGTKTSVNLGLNVGFRGHTGENPVFGAGTDGRPQLVNGAFQYGNLVTGGFGASVRLFDKFDLTAETYGTYLLGGASADKQRISAEALGGFKVFIQKASFLYLAAGAGYTPGFQSAGQRMVLGFVFEPFEEDRDKDGIPDSADQCPDEPEDKDGDEDTDGCPEELEEEPPVVRAGDRDGDGIVDAEDGCPDKAEDKDGFEDKDGCPEPDNDQDGIPDNVDQCRDVAEDKDGFKDADGCPEDDNDADGIADAKDKCPNEPETINGKDDADGCPDKGSVIVEENNVLILEKINFKTGSAEILPQSMPIVEAVAATLRGHPEFKMIEVQGHADVRGSEQMNLKLTQLRAQSVVDALIKRGVPQDRVRAMGFGPYCPIDPAKNAAAYEKNRRVEFKIVRTNQGPTGVELGCATARSKGVSSPPP; from the coding sequence ATGGCGACAACGGTTCGCTCGTTCTCCGCCCGGTCTTCGCGCCGTCGCCTCTTGCGCGGTCTCGCGCCCATCACGGCCGCTTTTGCGCTGCTCGCCGCTGCGGATGCGCAGGCCGACTCGGTGGCTCGCATCCCCGAGGCGAACGGCACGGGCGCCGACCTGCACCTGTTTCGCCCTGCGGTCGACTCGCGCGGCTTCTTCGCCGTGAACGGCGCCGACGTCATGCCGCACAACGCGATCAGCTTCGGCCTCGTCCTCGACTACGGGCGCCATCTCATGGAGCTGAACCCGGGCCACGGCGGCGACTACATGGTCGAGCACGGGCTGCAGGGCACGTTCCACTTCGATTACGGCCTCTTCGATCGCCTGGTCCTCGGCATCTCGGCGCCCCTGATCCTCAACTGGGGCGAGGGGCTCGACGACATCGGTCCGGGCGGCGGCGCCAACTACGACGACGACGGCTTGACCGCGCAGGCGCTCGGTAACCTCGCGCTGCACGCGAAGCTCAAGATCCTCCCGCCCACCGCGCCCATCGGCATCGCGATCGTCGTGCAGGGCGGCTACGGCGTCGGCGGCACGCGCAACTTCGGCTCCGAGCCCGGGTTCTTCTACTGGCCGCAGCTCGCCCTCGAGAAGCAGATCGGCACGAAGACGTCCGTGAACCTCGGCCTCAACGTCGGCTTCCGCGGCCACACGGGCGAAAACCCCGTCTTCGGCGCGGGCACGGACGGCAGGCCGCAGCTCGTCAACGGTGCCTTCCAGTACGGCAACCTCGTCACGGGCGGCTTCGGCGCGAGCGTGCGGCTCTTCGACAAGTTCGATCTGACCGCCGAGACCTACGGCACCTACCTGCTCGGCGGCGCCTCTGCCGACAAGCAGCGCATCAGCGCCGAGGCGCTCGGCGGCTTCAAGGTCTTCATCCAGAAGGCCTCGTTCCTCTATCTCGCCGCGGGCGCGGGCTACACGCCGGGCTTTCAGTCGGCCGGCCAGCGCATGGTGCTCGGGTTCGTCTTCGAGCCCTTCGAGGAGGACCGCGACAAGGACGGCATCCCCGACAGCGCCGACCAGTGCCCCGACGAGCCCGAGGACAAGGACGGCGACGAGGACACCGACGGCTGCCCCGAGGAGCTCGAGGAAGAGCCGCCGGTCGTGCGCGCTGGCGATCGCGACGGCGACGGCATCGTCGACGCGGAAGACGGCTGCCCGGACAAGGCCGAGGACAAGGACGGCTTCGAGGACAAGGACGGCTGCCCCGAGCCCGACAACGATCAGGACGGCATCCCCGACAACGTCGATCAGTGCCGCGACGTGGCCGAGGACAAGGACGGCTTCAAGGACGCCGACGGCTGCCCCGAGGACGACAACGACGCCGACGGCATCGCGGACGCGAAGGACAAGTGCCCGAACGAGCCGGAGACGATCAACGGCAAGGACGACGCCGACGGCTGCCCCGACAAGGGAAGCGTGATCGTCGAGGAGAACAACGTCCTCATCCTCGAGAAGATCAACTTCAAGACCGGCAGCGCCGAGATCCTCCCGCAGTCGATGCCCATCGTCGAGGCCGTGGCCGCGACGCTCAGGGGGCACCCCGAGTTCAAGATGATCGAGGTGCAGGGTCACGCCGACGTGCGCGGCAGCGAGCAGATGAACCTCAAGCTCACGCAGCTGCGCGCGCAGTCCGTGGTCGACGCGCTCATCAAGCGCGGCGTGCCGCAGGATCGCGTGCGCGCGATGGGCTTCGGTCCCTACTGCCCGATCGACCCGGCGAAGAACGCGGCCGCGTACGAGAAGAACCGGCGCGTCGAGTTCAAGATCGTCCGCACGAACCAGGGCCCCACGGGCGTCGAGCTCGGGTGCGCGACGGCGCGCTCGAAGGGCGTCTCGTCGCCTCCGCCCTGA
- a CDS encoding zinc-ribbon domain-containing protein, with product MKITCQSCQSKYTIADEKVAGKTVKIKCKKCGAAIVVNANDQPAAAGGGESYDDEDGGATRVFTGDSSAALAGGGGDEWTVNVSDDDQRTMTSAQIAAEYAAGVVSADTYVWKDGMADWLPLGQVPELSAVLGGGAPTLGSTVVMDESAPRAGAATAAAKRTGGGRSGQDLFGTNKGAGDPEPQQQQPRAGGSIPPKGGVGERNENSVLFSLSALTAAETTAKGGKADDGKKKDSRGGLDDIMNLGGGGLGGPMLAPPPLMAPVVEAPPPMMTATGMPGMPGMPPGMTGTQIPMMTGTQVGMTGTQVPQVVMVQVPEQKKSSAGLVIGIVLGLAVAGAAAFFLLKKDTTTPTADTTNTAVPTAAPSAAPTTAPADTVAAVTPTAAPVETAAPDVTTPKAGTGGPVGPVGVGGTGPKPTAAPTAAPTAAPTAAPTAAPEAPVGEGGKEFNRGAATAALGAAAGAAKSCKTPDGPTGTGKVKVTFAPSGNVTSAAVQGPPFAGTSVGGCVAGVFRGARVPPFDGSPVSVTKSFSIN from the coding sequence ATGAAGATTACGTGCCAGTCGTGCCAGTCCAAGTACACGATTGCCGACGAGAAGGTCGCCGGCAAGACCGTCAAGATCAAGTGCAAGAAGTGCGGTGCTGCGATCGTCGTCAACGCGAATGATCAGCCCGCAGCAGCAGGGGGCGGCGAGAGCTACGACGACGAAGACGGGGGCGCGACGCGCGTCTTCACGGGCGACTCCTCCGCGGCACTCGCAGGCGGCGGCGGAGACGAGTGGACGGTCAACGTCAGCGACGACGATCAGCGGACGATGACCAGCGCCCAGATCGCAGCCGAGTACGCGGCCGGCGTGGTCTCGGCGGACACGTACGTCTGGAAGGACGGCATGGCCGACTGGCTGCCGCTCGGGCAGGTGCCCGAGCTGTCGGCGGTGCTCGGCGGCGGAGCGCCGACCCTCGGCAGCACGGTGGTCATGGACGAGAGCGCGCCGCGCGCTGGCGCTGCGACGGCAGCCGCGAAGCGCACCGGCGGCGGTCGTTCGGGACAAGACCTGTTCGGCACGAACAAGGGCGCCGGCGATCCCGAGCCGCAGCAGCAGCAGCCGCGCGCTGGCGGCAGCATCCCGCCCAAGGGAGGCGTCGGCGAGCGCAACGAGAACTCGGTGCTCTTCTCGCTCTCGGCGCTCACGGCGGCCGAGACCACGGCCAAGGGCGGCAAGGCCGACGACGGCAAGAAGAAGGACAGCCGCGGCGGCCTCGACGACATCATGAACCTCGGCGGCGGCGGCCTCGGTGGCCCGATGCTCGCGCCTCCTCCGCTCATGGCGCCCGTGGTCGAAGCGCCTCCGCCCATGATGACGGCGACGGGCATGCCGGGCATGCCGGGCATGCCGCCGGGGATGACGGGCACGCAGATCCCGATGATGACCGGCACGCAGGTCGGCATGACGGGCACGCAGGTGCCGCAGGTCGTGATGGTGCAGGTGCCCGAGCAGAAGAAGAGCTCGGCGGGCCTCGTCATCGGCATCGTGCTCGGCCTGGCCGTCGCAGGCGCGGCGGCGTTCTTCCTGCTCAAGAAGGACACGACCACGCCGACCGCCGACACGACGAACACGGCCGTGCCCACGGCCGCGCCCTCGGCGGCTCCCACGACCGCGCCGGCCGACACGGTCGCTGCGGTCACGCCGACCGCGGCGCCGGTCGAGACGGCCGCGCCGGATGTCACGACGCCCAAGGCAGGGACGGGTGGCCCGGTGGGCCCGGTGGGCGTCGGTGGCACGGGCCCAAAGCCCACGGCGGCTCCCACGGCCGCTCCCACGGCCGCTCCCACGGCGGCTCCCACGGCCGCTCCCGAGGCGCCGGTCGGCGAGGGCGGCAAGGAGTTCAACCGCGGCGCGGCAACGGCGGCGCTCGGCGCGGCAGCGGGCGCGGCGAAGAGCTGCAAGACGCCCGATGGTCCGACGGGCACGGGCAAGGTGAAGGTGACGTTCGCGCCGAGCGGCAACGTCACGTCGGCGGCGGTGCAGGGTCCGCCCTTCGCCGGGACCTCTGTGGGTGGCTGCGTGGCCGGCGTCTTCCGCGGCGCGCGCGTGCCTCCCTTCGACGGCTCCCCGGTCAGCGTCACCAAGTCCTTCTCGATCAACTGA
- a CDS encoding DUF4384 domain-containing protein, with amino-acid sequence MPPTHSFLRAGLGFIAVAGIVAAASSCVVKTASSVECGAEQRPSVDCSNEISYQGYKADGGFGILNLVSGGAKFQEVALRRIDEETERFLAMQTHLCRDYNACALDKDTYAAQSSELRQHLSKVGTLVGKVKSAPSEDDKLIALGELYEHSVPPEKRVEEVALKLALEAELPAGGGAFTVRPGMPLPTGARAWAWVEVTPEAYVYIFQKTQNGSVSVLFPDERIGTKNPLAGNLRVRIPNAPIAFKLNDKDVGTEHVYFAASRTPLASLDAALSRVREGKVTSVDDDNLLKGFTALPPSGASSGGSKCRAFELDVPAGSAGCTRARGLELDVSAGFGEGGSIGAITEPGDSLIVYSFAFDHVTEGAYASAMERYKGQPARARGGVILEKGSRTRGGVILEKGSRDDAPPGSKPPSVKRGGVILE; translated from the coding sequence ATGCCTCCCACCCACAGCTTCCTCCGCGCCGGCCTCGGCTTCATCGCCGTGGCCGGAATCGTGGCTGCCGCTTCCTCGTGCGTCGTCAAGACGGCGAGCAGCGTCGAATGTGGCGCCGAGCAGCGTCCCTCGGTCGATTGCTCGAACGAGATCTCGTACCAGGGCTACAAGGCCGACGGCGGCTTCGGCATCCTGAACCTGGTCTCGGGCGGCGCGAAGTTCCAGGAGGTCGCCCTGCGGCGCATCGACGAGGAGACCGAGCGTTTCCTCGCGATGCAGACGCACCTGTGCCGTGACTACAACGCCTGCGCGCTCGACAAGGACACGTACGCTGCGCAGTCCTCGGAGCTGCGACAGCACCTGTCCAAGGTGGGCACGCTCGTCGGCAAGGTGAAGAGCGCGCCGAGCGAAGACGACAAGCTGATCGCGCTCGGCGAGCTGTACGAGCACTCGGTGCCGCCGGAGAAGCGCGTGGAAGAGGTCGCGCTGAAGCTCGCGCTCGAGGCCGAGCTGCCGGCCGGGGGCGGGGCCTTCACGGTTCGTCCGGGTATGCCGCTGCCGACGGGCGCGCGCGCGTGGGCGTGGGTCGAGGTCACGCCGGAGGCGTACGTCTACATCTTCCAGAAGACGCAGAACGGCAGCGTGTCCGTGCTCTTCCCGGACGAGCGAATCGGCACGAAGAACCCGCTCGCGGGCAACCTGCGCGTGCGCATCCCGAACGCGCCGATCGCGTTCAAGCTGAACGACAAGGACGTCGGCACCGAGCACGTCTACTTCGCCGCCTCGCGAACGCCGCTCGCCTCGCTCGACGCAGCGCTGTCGCGGGTGCGCGAGGGCAAGGTCACATCGGTCGACGACGACAACCTCTTGAAGGGCTTCACCGCGCTGCCGCCTTCGGGCGCGAGCAGCGGCGGATCCAAGTGCCGCGCCTTCGAGCTCGACGTACCTGCGGGCAGCGCAGGTTGCACGCGCGCGCGCGGGCTCGAGCTCGATGTGAGCGCGGGGTTCGGCGAGGGCGGCTCGATCGGCGCGATCACCGAGCCGGGTGACAGCCTCATCGTCTACTCGTTCGCGTTCGATCACGTGACCGAGGGCGCGTACGCCTCGGCCATGGAGCGGTACAAGGGGCAGCCCGCGAGGGCGCGCGGAGGCGTCATCCTCGAGAAAGGCTCGCGGACGCGCGGCGGCGTCATCCTCGAGAAGGGCTCGCGCGACGACGCCCCGCCCGGGTCGAAGCCGCCGTCGGTGAAGCGCGGCGGCGTCATCCTCGAGTGA